The following coding sequences are from one Onychostoma macrolepis isolate SWU-2019 chromosome 24, ASM1243209v1, whole genome shotgun sequence window:
- the LOC131533076 gene encoding G2/M phase-specific E3 ubiquitin-protein ligase-like: protein MMQVDNTTASVLTGSGSHTAHTAASAPTGNCSHTAHTNTIPTDEFYIESSGSDIEVLLASPVRRYNPILDRELPAILKEFREDNLDFYSNIIVIARRKNILKSACVTLSRGCFEWHKTPNIEFVGEMGEDYGGPRREFFRLLMIELQSNLGIFEGKPGQLLFSYNQKALDENKLYTAGRLMAWSIIHNRPSMKCINIELFMLMCGQKPDLSTFDRTNFLENDLVEKLAMVVRCNTAEELTELKNSLGDWICDCGVPNIFTASVSDLPTIYGQLVTHYIYHRFASMIQQFTSGLNSCGRLWEVVLNNWTAFHPLFTNTRGTLTRNEVRDLFSIVWSSPGSSRRDLEEDTVFQWECWLMLIQEEDVGISFEDVLVFVTAADSIPPLGFQQNCQVEFYDQEEPTRRIPYASTCALTLYLPRGVSEEEDFRELMFLAIKGSLRFGKV from the exons GTTGACAACACCACTGCAAGCGTGCTCACAGGAAGCGGCAGCCATACAGCCCACACCGCTGCAAGCGCACCCACAGGAAACTGCAGCCATACAGCCCACACCAACACAATCCCAAC GGACGAGTTCTATATAGAGTCATCCGGATCTGACATTGAAGTACTCCTGGCTTCTCCGGTCAGGAGGTATAATCCCATC ctTGACAGAGAGCTACCAGCAATTCTGAAGGAGTTTCGTGAGGACAACCTGGACTTCTATTCCAACATAATTGTCATAGCAAGacgtaaaaacattttaaagagtGCATGTGTGACCCTATCAAGAGGTTGCTTTGAGTGGCACAAAACTCCCAATATTGAGTTTGTGGGAGAAATGGGAGAGGACTATGGAGGTCCAAGGAGAGAATTTTTCAG ACTCCTCATGATTGAGCTCCAAAGCAACCTTGGAATATTTGAGGGCAAACCTGGACAGCTGCTCTTCAGCTACAATCAGAAGGCTCTAGATGAAAATAAATTGTACACAGCAGGAAGACTAATGGCCTGGTCCATAATTCACAATCGACCAAGCATGAAGTGCATAAACATTGAGCTTTTCATGTTAATGTGTGGCCAGAAACCAGACCTCAGCACATTTGATCGTACTAATTTTCTGGAAAATGACCTCGTAGAAAAGCTGGCAATG GTTGTCAGATGCAACACTGCAGAGGAGCTGACAGAGCTTAAAAACTCCCTGGGGGACTGGATTTGTGACTGTGGGGTACCCAACATTTTCACAGCCTCAGTGAGTGATCTGCCCACAATTTATGGGCAGTTAGTAACCCACTACATCTACCACAG aTTTGCGAGTATGATCCAGCAGTTTACCTCTGGGCTGAACTCCTGTGGCCGGTTGTGGGAGGTGGTGCTTAATAATTGGACAGCTTTCCACCCATTGTTTACAAACACAAGAGGTACACTGACAAGAAATGAAGTCAGAGACCTCTTCAGTATTGTCTGGAGTTCACCAGGGAGCAGCAGGCGAGACCTTGAGGAGGACACTGTCTTCCAGTGGGAGTGCTGGCTTATGTTGATTCAAG AGGAAGATGTGGGCATATCCTTTGAGGATGTCCTAGTGTTTGTAACTGCAGCAGATTCTATCCCTCCACTGGGCTTTCAGCAAAATTGCCAGGTGGAATTTTATGACCAAGAGGAGCCAACCCGCAGAATTCCATATGCTTCAACCTGTGCCCTGACTCTCTATCTTCCAAGAGGTGTGTCAGAAGAAGAGGATTTTAGGGAATTAATGTTCCTTGCCATAAAAGGGTCTCTCAGATTTGGGAAGGTATAA